The Streptomyces sp. DH-12 genome has a window encoding:
- a CDS encoding beta/gamma crystallin domain-containing protein, translating into MKRSLKRVIVGALATGALTAALPAGSAAAINGTPCGDRTDLVKVTYFEGLAMTCFANAGVMDLTLPYVTQVSSGNNNIRFVSDGETISMGKWQKKSIVDGTPKTITRLRIL; encoded by the coding sequence ATGAAGCGCTCGCTCAAGCGAGTCATCGTCGGCGCCCTCGCGACGGGAGCCCTGACGGCCGCCCTGCCGGCCGGTTCGGCAGCAGCCATCAACGGCACGCCGTGCGGCGATCGCACCGACCTGGTCAAGGTCACGTACTTCGAGGGACTGGCCATGACCTGTTTCGCCAACGCCGGCGTGATGGACCTGACCCTGCCGTACGTCACGCAGGTCTCCTCCGGCAACAACAACATCCGGTTCGTGTCCGACGGCGAGACGATCAGCATGGGCAAGTGGCAGAAGAAGAGCATCGTCGACGGCACCCCGAAGACCATCACGCGGCTGCGCATCCTCTGA
- a CDS encoding ATP-binding protein: MPENEPWEYSLHVPNDPRAVPVCRRTLRLILTVHGLIGLADVAELLAAELVSNAVRHTKSPAALRVRWSRTGVLRIGAWDADPSPPGPPQPFTPEPDREDGRGLALVRACADVWGWQPLTREGNRGKVVWCELGSHQGGVDAI, encoded by the coding sequence ATGCCTGAAAACGAACCGTGGGAGTACTCCCTCCACGTCCCGAACGACCCCAGAGCCGTGCCCGTCTGCCGCCGCACCCTCCGCCTCATCCTCACGGTGCACGGCTTGATCGGGCTGGCCGACGTCGCGGAACTGCTGGCGGCGGAGCTGGTGTCGAACGCCGTGCGCCACACCAAGAGCCCGGCGGCACTGCGCGTGCGGTGGTCACGCACGGGCGTCCTGCGGATCGGCGCGTGGGACGCCGACCCCTCGCCTCCCGGGCCGCCCCAGCCCTTCACCCCGGAACCCGACCGCGAGGACGGACGAGGGCTGGCGCTGGTGCGGGCCTGCGCCGACGTGTGGGGCTGGCAGCCGCTGACCAGGGAGGGCAACCGGGGCAAGGTCGTGTGGTGCGAGCTGGGTTCGCACCAAGGGGGTGTCGACGCGATCTGA
- a CDS encoding helix-turn-helix transcriptional regulator, with translation MGTRREPTARQLRLALELRRLREAAGLSAREAAALLGVNSVQISQIEAGTTGVSEERLRRLAAYYACADSALVDALAAMVSDRVRGWWEEYRGRLPTAFLDLSELEHHATFRWDVDFLHVPGLLQAEDYARALFSRRVPELPEDELGLRVRHRMQRGVIIEGPRPTPYRAVVHEAALRIRVGGRQVMRGQLARILELSEAEHVTVRVIPFELEEFADVTAAMVYAGGAVPRLDTVVRDGPDGIVLVDSEARLAVFRMLFHRVEAVSLDPLRSRDFIHGLAKEL, from the coding sequence ATGGGGACCAGGCGCGAACCAACCGCGCGTCAGCTGCGGTTGGCCCTGGAGCTTCGGCGGCTTCGTGAGGCAGCGGGCCTCAGTGCGCGTGAGGCGGCGGCACTGCTCGGCGTCAACTCAGTACAGATCAGCCAGATCGAAGCCGGTACGACCGGGGTGAGCGAAGAGCGGCTACGACGGCTGGCCGCCTACTATGCCTGCGCGGACAGCGCGTTGGTCGACGCTCTGGCCGCGATGGTGTCCGACCGGGTGCGCGGCTGGTGGGAGGAATACCGTGGCCGTCTCCCCACGGCGTTCCTGGACCTGTCCGAACTGGAGCATCACGCCACCTTCCGGTGGGACGTCGACTTCCTGCACGTGCCTGGGCTTCTTCAGGCCGAGGACTACGCCCGCGCGCTGTTCTCCCGCAGGGTCCCCGAGCTTCCGGAGGACGAGCTCGGGCTGAGGGTGCGGCATCGCATGCAGCGGGGCGTGATCATCGAGGGTCCACGTCCGACCCCGTACCGAGCCGTGGTCCACGAAGCGGCGCTGCGGATCAGAGTGGGCGGTCGGCAGGTCATGCGCGGTCAACTCGCGCGAATCCTGGAACTGTCGGAGGCCGAGCACGTGACCGTGCGGGTGATCCCCTTCGAGTTGGAGGAGTTCGCGGACGTCACGGCGGCCATGGTGTATGCGGGCGGCGCTGTGCCGCGCTTGGACACCGTGGTCCGCGACGGCCCGGACGGTATCGTCCTCGTGGATTCGGAAGCGCGGCTCGCTGTCTTCCGAATGCTCTTCCATAGAGTGGAGGCGGTTTCACTTGATCCGCTGCGCTCGCGTGACTTCATCCATGGACTGGCCAAGGAGCTGTGA
- a CDS encoding DUF397 domain-containing protein, translating into MLTPDRWRKSSYSGSGDGNACVEVASLRARMAVRDSKAPSRGILTVPAPAFAVFVDALKRPGGLS; encoded by the coding sequence GTGCTTACTCCCGACCGCTGGCGCAAGTCTTCGTACTCAGGAAGCGGTGACGGCAACGCCTGCGTGGAGGTGGCGTCGCTCCGTGCGCGGATGGCCGTCCGTGACTCCAAGGCGCCGTCCCGCGGCATCCTCACCGTGCCTGCCCCGGCCTTCGCCGTGTTCGTGGACGCGCTGAAGCGGCCGGGCGGGCTGTCGTAG
- a CDS encoding NADP-dependent oxidoreductase codes for MKKVSYAEFGGPDVLRLIDAEKPHAGPGEIRIAVRAAGVNPVDWRIREGQMRPALPAALPAGVGQDAAGVVDEVGEGVEGVAIGDRVFGEGADTYAEFAVLHAWARMPEGLSFEEAAGYPSVMETALRVLSECGVRPGQTLLVSGASGGVGSAVLQIARDRGITVIGTAGAANLEYLRSLGAHATTYVDGWPERVRAFRPVDAALDLAGAGVVRDLVELAGDPAKVVSIADPTAPDLGVRFSNVAGSVPDALTETVRLLEQGKLRIPVEKAYSLTEAASAHIDSRAGHTRGRRVIVI; via the coding sequence ATGAAGAAAGTGAGCTACGCCGAGTTCGGCGGTCCCGACGTCCTCCGTCTCATCGACGCCGAAAAGCCCCACGCGGGCCCGGGAGAGATACGCATCGCCGTGCGAGCGGCCGGGGTGAACCCCGTCGACTGGAGAATCCGCGAGGGCCAGATGCGCCCCGCCCTCCCGGCCGCACTGCCCGCAGGGGTCGGACAGGACGCGGCCGGAGTGGTGGACGAGGTCGGCGAGGGCGTCGAAGGGGTGGCGATCGGTGACCGCGTGTTCGGCGAAGGCGCCGACACCTACGCCGAGTTCGCCGTGCTGCACGCCTGGGCCCGGATGCCCGAGGGCCTCTCCTTCGAGGAGGCGGCCGGCTATCCGTCCGTCATGGAGACGGCCCTGCGCGTCCTGAGCGAGTGCGGTGTCCGTCCCGGACAGACGCTGCTGGTCAGCGGCGCGTCCGGCGGAGTCGGCTCGGCGGTGCTGCAGATCGCCCGCGACCGCGGCATCACGGTGATCGGCACGGCCGGGGCGGCGAACCTGGAGTACCTGCGCAGCCTGGGCGCGCACGCCACGACGTACGTGGACGGCTGGCCGGAGCGGGTGCGGGCGTTCCGCCCGGTGGACGCGGCCCTCGACCTGGCCGGCGCGGGCGTCGTCCGCGATCTCGTGGAGCTGGCCGGGGACCCGGCCAAGGTGGTCTCCATCGCCGATCCCACCGCCCCGGACCTGGGCGTCCGCTTCTCCAACGTGGCGGGCAGCGTACCGGACGCCCTGACGGAAACGGTCCGCCTCCTCGAACAGGGCAAGCTCCGCATCCCGGTGGAGAAGGCCTACTCCCTCACGGAGGCGGCTTCCGCCCACATCGACAGCCGGGCGGGGCACACGAGGGGGCGGCGAGTGATCGTGATCTGA
- a CDS encoding TetR/AcrR family transcriptional regulator yields the protein MPEQPSSGRRERKKAATRQKIADTALRLFLERGYEAVGIRDVAAEADVAVTTVFSHFASKEALVFERDADFEQRLARAVTDRAPGEPLVPALRREIHALVRHCLADEAAPVWRMIDASPALREYEGSMRLRHAETLAAALAAEPGAPRSGTACRAVARFVVDAFALAREADDPETAVDEIFRMVEAAWGAAVAGVPARPAT from the coding sequence ATGCCCGAGCAACCGTCGTCCGGACGTCGAGAGCGCAAGAAGGCCGCCACCCGGCAGAAGATCGCCGACACCGCCCTGCGGCTCTTCCTGGAACGCGGGTACGAGGCGGTGGGCATCCGGGACGTGGCCGCCGAGGCCGACGTGGCCGTCACCACCGTCTTCTCCCACTTCGCCTCCAAGGAGGCCCTGGTGTTCGAGCGGGACGCGGACTTCGAGCAGCGTCTCGCCCGCGCGGTGACCGACCGCGCGCCCGGCGAACCGCTCGTCCCCGCGCTGCGCCGCGAGATCCACGCCCTGGTGCGCCACTGCCTGGCCGACGAGGCCGCGCCCGTCTGGCGGATGATCGACGCCTCGCCCGCCCTGCGGGAGTACGAGGGCTCCATGCGGCTGCGGCACGCGGAGACCCTGGCGGCCGCCCTCGCCGCCGAACCGGGCGCGCCGCGCAGCGGCACCGCCTGCCGGGCGGTCGCCCGGTTCGTGGTGGACGCCTTCGCGCTGGCTCGGGAGGCGGACGACCCGGAGACCGCGGTGGACGAGATCTTCCGGATGGTCGAGGCGGCCTGGGGGGCCGCCGTCGCGGGCGTCCCCGCCCGGCCCGCGACATGA
- the pepN gene encoding aminopeptidase N, with protein sequence MPGTNLTREEAQQRARLLTVDSYEIELDLSGAQGGGASRSGEAESGGGTYRSVTTVRFDVAEDGAESFIDLVAPTVHEVTLNGDALDPAEVFADSRIALPGLLKGRNVLRVSADCAYTNTGEGLHRFVDPVDEQAYLYTQFEVPDARRVFASFEQPDLKATFQFTVKAPEGWTVVSNSPTPEPKDNVWAFAPTPRISTYVTALIVGPYHSVHSVYEKDGRSVPLGIYCRPSLAEYLDADAIFEVTRQGFDWFQEKFDYAYPFEKYDQLFVPEFNAGAMENAGAVTIRDQYVFRSKVTDAAYEGRAATILHELAHMWFGDLVTMEWWNDLWLNESFATFAETACQADAPGSKWPHSWTTFANQMKTWAYRQDQLPSTHPIMADIRDLDDVLVNFDGITYAKGASVLKQLVAYVGEDAFFRGVQAYFKRHAYGNTRLSDLLGALEETSGRDLSAWSKKWLETAGINVLRPEIETDEAGVITSFAVRQEAPALPAGAKGEPTLRPHRIAIGLYDLDEATGKLVRGDRVELDVDGELTAVPQLAGKRRPAVILLNDDDLSYAKVRLDEQSLAVVTEHLGDFASSLPRALCWASAWDMTRDAELPARDYLSLVLSGIGKESDIGVVQSLHRQVKLALDLYTDPAARETLLARWTDATLAHLRSAEPGSDHQLAWARAFAATARTPEQLDLLEGLLAGTQTVEGLAVDTELRWAFVQRLAAVGRFDEAEIAAEYERDRTAAGERHAATARAARPTEEAKAEAWASVVESDKLPNAVQEAVIAGFVQTDQRELLAPYTDRYFGALADVWASRSHEMAQQIAVGLYPGVQVSGETLDKTDAWLTSAEPNAALRRLVSESRAGVERALRAQAADAAATSA encoded by the coding sequence GTGCCTGGCACAAACCTGACCCGCGAAGAGGCGCAGCAGCGCGCGAGGCTGCTGACCGTTGACTCGTACGAGATCGAACTCGATCTCTCCGGCGCGCAGGGCGGGGGCGCCTCCCGCTCGGGCGAGGCCGAGAGCGGGGGAGGCACCTACCGGTCCGTGACCACGGTGCGCTTCGACGTCGCCGAGGACGGCGCGGAGTCCTTCATCGACCTGGTGGCCCCCACCGTCCACGAGGTCACCCTGAACGGTGACGCGCTGGACCCCGCCGAGGTCTTCGCGGACTCGCGCATCGCCCTGCCCGGCCTGCTCAAGGGGCGCAACGTGCTGCGGGTGAGCGCCGACTGCGCGTACACCAACACGGGCGAGGGCCTGCACCGCTTCGTCGACCCGGTGGACGAGCAGGCGTACCTCTACACGCAGTTCGAGGTGCCGGACGCCCGCCGGGTGTTCGCCAGCTTCGAGCAGCCGGACCTCAAGGCGACGTTCCAGTTCACCGTGAAGGCCCCGGAGGGCTGGACCGTCGTCTCCAACTCCCCGACGCCGGAGCCGAAGGACAACGTGTGGGCGTTCGCGCCGACCCCGCGCATCTCCACGTACGTCACGGCGCTGATCGTCGGCCCGTACCACTCGGTGCACAGCGTGTACGAGAAGGACGGCCGGTCGGTGCCGCTCGGCATCTACTGCCGGCCCTCGCTCGCCGAGTACCTCGACGCGGACGCCATCTTCGAGGTGACCCGGCAGGGCTTCGACTGGTTCCAGGAGAAGTTCGACTACGCCTACCCGTTCGAGAAGTACGACCAGCTCTTCGTGCCGGAGTTCAACGCGGGCGCGATGGAGAACGCGGGCGCGGTGACCATCCGCGACCAGTACGTGTTCCGGTCGAAGGTGACGGACGCCGCGTACGAGGGCCGGGCCGCCACGATCCTGCACGAGCTGGCCCACATGTGGTTCGGCGACCTGGTCACCATGGAGTGGTGGAACGACCTGTGGCTGAACGAGTCGTTCGCCACCTTCGCCGAGACGGCCTGCCAGGCCGACGCGCCCGGCTCGAAGTGGCCGCACTCGTGGACGACGTTCGCGAACCAGATGAAGACCTGGGCCTACCGCCAGGACCAGCTCCCGTCCACGCACCCGATCATGGCGGACATCCGCGACCTGGACGACGTCCTCGTCAACTTCGACGGCATCACGTACGCCAAGGGCGCCTCCGTGCTGAAGCAGCTCGTCGCCTACGTCGGCGAGGACGCGTTCTTCCGGGGCGTGCAGGCGTACTTCAAGCGCCACGCGTACGGCAACACGCGCCTGTCCGACCTGCTGGGCGCCCTGGAGGAGACCTCCGGCCGCGATCTGAGCGCCTGGTCGAAGAAGTGGCTGGAGACGGCCGGCATCAACGTCCTGCGCCCGGAGATCGAGACGGACGAGGCCGGCGTCATCACGTCCTTCGCCGTCCGCCAGGAGGCCCCGGCGCTCCCGGCCGGCGCGAAGGGCGAGCCGACGCTGCGCCCGCACCGCATCGCGATCGGCCTGTACGACCTGGACGAGGCGACCGGCAAGCTGGTCCGCGGGGACAGGGTGGAGCTGGACGTCGACGGCGAGCTGACCGCCGTGCCGCAGCTCGCGGGCAAGCGCCGTCCGGCGGTGATCCTGCTCAACGACGACGACCTCTCCTACGCCAAGGTGCGCCTGGACGAGCAGTCCCTCGCCGTCGTCACCGAGCACCTGGGCGACTTCGCGTCCTCGCTCCCGCGGGCGCTGTGCTGGGCCTCCGCCTGGGACATGACCCGGGACGCGGAGCTGCCCGCCCGCGACTACCTGTCGCTGGTGCTGTCGGGGATCGGCAAGGAGTCCGACATCGGTGTCGTGCAGTCGCTGCACCGCCAGGTGAAGCTCGCGCTCGACCTGTACACCGACCCGGCCGCCCGCGAGACCCTGCTGGCCCGCTGGACCGACGCCACGCTGGCGCACCTGCGGTCCGCCGAGCCGGGCAGCGACCACCAGCTGGCGTGGGCGCGCGCCTTCGCGGCGACCGCCCGCACGCCGGAGCAGCTGGACCTGCTGGAGGGGCTGCTCGCCGGCACGCAGACCGTGGAGGGCCTGGCCGTCGACACCGAGCTGCGCTGGGCGTTCGTGCAGCGGCTGGCGGCGGTGGGCCGCTTCGACGAGGCGGAGATCGCCGCCGAGTACGAGCGGGACAGGACGGCGGCGGGCGAGCGGCACGCGGCCACCGCGCGGGCGGCCCGCCCGACGGAGGAGGCCAAGGCGGAGGCGTGGGCGTCGGTCGTCGAGTCCGACAAGCTGCCCAACGCGGTGCAGGAGGCGGTCATCGCCGGCTTCGTGCAGACCGATCAGCGGGAGCTGCTGGCGCCGTACACGGACCGGTACTTCGGGGCGCTGGCGGACGTGTGGGCGTCCCGTTCGCACGAGATGGCCCAGCAGATCGCGGTGGGTCTCTACCCGGGCGTCCAGGTCTCCGGCGAGACCCTCGACAAGACGGACGCCTGGCTGACCTCCGCCGAGCCGAACGCGGCCCTGCGCCGCCTGGTCTCGGAGTCCCGCGCGGGCGTGGAACGCGCCCTGCGCGCGCAGGCGGCGGACGCGGCGGCGACGTCGGCGTAA
- a CDS encoding DUF1203 domain-containing protein, producing the protein MTTTTPTARPVPPQVVKELLTLDDAGRPAVPVTDGEGGAPLRCCLRHSRPGERIALVSYAPLRRWAAETGVDPGAYDERGPVFVHAQECAGPECAGPEGGGPECAGPEGGGLPFTRAHRVLRRYSADGRILGGRLVEAPEDFGPVLGEAFADPAVALVHVRAVEYGCFLYEVRRG; encoded by the coding sequence ATGACGACCACGACGCCCACCGCACGGCCCGTTCCCCCGCAGGTCGTGAAGGAGCTGCTGACCCTCGACGACGCGGGCCGCCCGGCCGTTCCCGTCACCGACGGCGAGGGCGGCGCCCCGCTGCGCTGCTGCCTGCGTCACAGCCGCCCGGGCGAGCGGATCGCCCTGGTGTCCTACGCGCCCCTGCGCCGCTGGGCGGCGGAGACGGGCGTGGACCCGGGGGCGTACGACGAGCGGGGGCCCGTCTTCGTCCACGCGCAGGAGTGCGCGGGCCCGGAGTGCGCGGGCCCGGAGGGCGGGGGCCCGGAGTGCGCGGGCCCGGAGGGCGGGGGCCTCCCCTTCACCCGGGCCCACCGGGTCCTGCGCCGCTACTCCGCCGACGGCCGGATCCTCGGCGGGCGGCTGGTGGAGGCGCCGGAGGACTTCGGACCCGTCCTCGGCGAGGCGTTCGCCGACCCGGCCGTCGCGCTCGTGCACGTACGGGCCGTGGAGTACGGCTGCTTCCTCTACGAGGTCCGGCGGGGCTGA
- a CDS encoding aspartate-semialdehyde dehydrogenase, with translation MRVGIVGATGQVGTVMRRILTERNFPVTELRLFASARSAGTALDGVTVEDASAADYTGLDIVLFSAGGATSRALAEKVASQGAVVIDNSSAWRKDPEVPLVVSEVNPRAIANRPKGIIANPNCTTMAAMPVLRPLHAEAGLQALVVATYQAVSGSGLAGVAELHGQTRKVVDEADKLTHDGAAVDFPEPDVYQRPIAFNVLPFAGNLVDDGLGETDEEQKLRNESRKILDIPELKVSGTCVRVPVFSGHSLQINARFARPISPERAAELLAEAPGVVLTDIPTPLQAAGQDPSYVGRIRADETVENGLALFVSNDNLRKGAALNAVQIAELVAQELSA, from the coding sequence GTGAGGGTCGGAATCGTCGGAGCCACCGGTCAGGTGGGCACGGTCATGCGCAGGATCCTCACGGAGCGGAACTTCCCGGTCACGGAGCTGCGCCTGTTCGCCTCGGCCCGTTCGGCGGGCACGGCGCTGGACGGCGTGACGGTGGAGGACGCCTCCGCCGCCGACTACACCGGCCTGGACATCGTGCTGTTCTCCGCGGGCGGCGCGACCTCCAGGGCGCTGGCCGAGAAGGTCGCCTCGCAGGGCGCCGTGGTGATCGACAACTCCTCCGCCTGGCGCAAGGACCCCGAGGTCCCCCTCGTCGTCTCCGAGGTCAACCCGCGCGCGATCGCGAACCGCCCCAAGGGCATCATCGCCAACCCGAACTGCACGACGATGGCCGCGATGCCGGTGCTGCGTCCGCTGCACGCGGAGGCGGGCCTCCAGGCGCTGGTCGTCGCCACGTACCAGGCGGTGTCCGGTTCCGGTCTCGCGGGCGTCGCGGAGCTGCACGGCCAGACGCGGAAGGTGGTCGACGAGGCCGACAAGCTGACGCACGACGGCGCGGCGGTCGACTTCCCCGAGCCCGACGTCTACCAGCGCCCCATCGCCTTCAACGTGCTGCCCTTCGCGGGCAACCTCGTCGACGACGGTCTGGGCGAGACCGACGAGGAGCAGAAGCTGCGCAACGAGTCGCGCAAGATCCTGGACATCCCCGAGCTGAAGGTCTCGGGCACCTGCGTGCGCGTCCCGGTCTTCTCCGGCCACTCCCTGCAGATCAACGCCCGGTTCGCCCGCCCGATCAGCCCGGAGCGCGCGGCCGAGCTGCTGGCCGAGGCGCCCGGTGTGGTCCTCACCGACATCCCGACCCCGCTGCAGGCCGCCGGCCAGGACCCGTCGTACGTCGGCCGCATCCGCGCCGACGAGACGGTGGAGAACGGCCTGGCGCTGTTCGTCTCCAACGACAACCTGCGCAAGGGCGCGGCGCTGAACGCCGTGCAGATCGCGGAGCTGGTGGCGCAGGAGCTGAGCGCCTGA
- a CDS encoding sigma-70 family RNA polymerase sigma factor, whose amino-acid sequence MLRGRIRRGRGAYVADDDPLDAAQERRVRAVLALGGVPQADLPDGVQQVRLRLLERAASGQEAPRDVSAWAAVVASNLAMDWHRARRRQERLGERLAALRPVEAPSEEENSVLSLAVARGLDGLPDAQRQAVVLRFYADLPVRTVAEQLGVPEGTVKSRLHAAVRALRARLHEDEVV is encoded by the coding sequence GTGCTGCGCGGAAGGATCCGGCGTGGCCGGGGGGCGTACGTCGCCGACGACGACCCGCTGGACGCGGCACAGGAGCGCCGGGTGCGGGCGGTGCTCGCACTGGGCGGGGTACCGCAGGCGGACCTGCCGGACGGGGTGCAGCAGGTCCGCCTGCGGCTGCTGGAACGCGCCGCGAGCGGGCAGGAGGCACCGCGGGACGTCTCGGCGTGGGCGGCGGTCGTCGCCTCCAACCTCGCCATGGACTGGCACCGGGCCAGGCGCCGCCAGGAGCGGCTCGGGGAGCGGCTGGCCGCGCTCCGGCCCGTGGAGGCGCCCTCGGAGGAGGAGAACAGCGTGCTCTCGCTGGCCGTCGCGCGCGGCCTGGACGGCCTGCCCGACGCGCAGCGCCAGGCGGTCGTGCTGCGCTTCTACGCCGACCTGCCGGTGCGGACCGTCGCCGAGCAGCTCGGCGTCCCGGAGGGCACGGTCAAGAGCAGGCTGCACGCCGCCGTACGGGCGCTCCGCGCCCGTCTGCACGAGGACGAGGTGGTGTGA